The genomic stretch TTGCCAAAATGAGTTAAAAAACGTTTGGCATTTTCTTTATTATCTTTAAAATTAATCCCGATAAGGTCAAAACGGTGATCTTTTGCGATTTTCATAAGGATGGGATGTTCTTCGCGACAGGGTGGGCACCAGGATCCCCAAAAGTTAATTAATGTTATGCGTCCTTTAAACTGCTCTGAATTTAAATCATCATCTTTGTTTAACAAAGGAAGGTTAGTTTTGGGAGCTGGTTTTCCAATTAATATATTTGAGGTGAGGGAAAGATCATTGGAGTGTTTGTTTTTTATAGAGCTAAAGAGCAGTAAAATCAGGAGAAGAAAGAGAAAAAATGGTGCAAGCAGGCCAAATAAAATAGGTAAAGATATACTTTTTTTAAATTTGAATGGAGTTATTTTCATTGCGTTTTTCTTCCAAAATAAACTCTTTTGCTTGTAGTTGTTGCAAGATTTTTCTTTGATGTGCTCCTTTACGGAGAATATGCCCAATAAAACAAAGGAGAGTGATTGCAGAAAGCATGTAACTTAAAATGACAGTTTGTTCATGGTGAAGAGTACCAAGGAGAAGATCAATGTGCTGGGAAAAATTTTCTGAAAGTTTATTTTGCATATTATTTGAGTTGGGCATAGTAAAGAAGTTTTAATATTAAGTGCAACGGGTTATTTTAGTTTGGAGTGCTTGAATATGACGACGAGTAATTTCATTTTGCATGGACATTAAGTTTAATAAGATAAATAGGAGAATAAAACAAAACATCATAGTTATAAGTGGCCATAGCATGGGGCCATCAATTGTTGTACCACCTGAACGTAAAAGTGATGCTGATTGATGAAGCGTGTTCCACCAATTAACGGAAAATTTAATAATGGGGATATTAACTAATCCAACTAGTGTTAAAATTGCTGTAGCACGTGCGGCTTTTACTTGGTTGTCAAAAGCACGAACGAGCGTGATAATAGCAAGATAAATAAAAAATAAGATTAAAACCGATGTTAATCTAGCATCCCATACCCACCATGTTCCCCATGTAGGGCGTCCCCAAAGGGCTCCTGTCATTAAGGCTAAAGCCGTAAAGATTGCTCCAATGGGAGCACTACATTTGAGCGCTATGTCAGCAAGGCAATTATTCCAAATCAGGCTGCTTAATGCAGCGGCACTCATCATAATGTAGCAAATTGTAGATAGCCACGCAAATGGTACATGAATATACATAATCCTAACAGTAATACCTTGTTGATAGTCATCGGGAGAATGTATAATAAGGGCTAACCCTAAAATAAAAAAAAGCACTGTTGCGCTGGTTAACCAAGGTAAAACAGCACGACTGATTTCCATAAAGCGAGTTGAATTTATAAGAAAAAGCTTCGTATTTTTTTGACGTAATAATTCATTCATAAGTTTATAATAAGCAAACTTTAGTTTTGCAGCAATTATCTTTTATTATTCTAATAAATATTTCAATGTTATAGCTGCGACAAAAGAGCTAAAGACACTTAAAAAAAGTGAGAAAGCAATAAGAAAAGCCAAGGCAGTAAAAAAGATGTTTGGTATTATTGGGGCTGTAGCAGCGGCAACACCAAAAATCATGATTGGAATTGTCCATGGCAAAATAATAATGAAAGTGAGAATAGTACTGTGCGGCAATGATATTGCCAATGCTGCACCAATGGCACCAATAAAAATGATAGCAGGTGTTCCACATAAAAGGGTGAGCACCGTTGCGCAAGTTGTTTTAGTATCTAAATGGAGCATAAATGCTAAAATAGGGGTAGCAAGAATAAGAGGAAGCATAGTTCCTGCCCAATGAGCAAAGCATTTGGTAAAAACAATAAGTGTTAAGCTTTGTCTGTGAGCGGCGAGGATAAGTTGATCAAGATTTCCGTCATCATGATCAATTTGGAACAGTTTATTAAGGTTAAGTAGGCTAGCTAGAAGAGCACCAAGCCATAATATACCTGGACCTATTCGTGCGAGAATATCTGGATCTGGCCCGATGGCAAAAGGAATAATCATAATAACAGCAATAAAAAATAAGAGCTCTGTTAGCGAAAAAATTTGTGCTTCTAAGGTTAGTTTAAGATCTCGCCAGAATAATGCTTTCATTTATATTTTCTCTTTATAAGGGTAGAAAATGCTCTAGAGCAATCGTATAGTTTTCTGGAAGACCAAGGGGTATATGGGTTGCAGCAATAATCATACCGCCTTGGTTGAGATGATTCTGAAAAAGATTTGCAAAAATGATTTGAGTATGACTATCAACACCAGATGTTGGTTCATCTAGAATCCAGACAGGACGATAGGATAGCAAAAGACGAGCAATAGCTACGCGCCTTTTTTGCCCAGTTGATAAAACGCGAAAAGGTAAGTGCCCAAGACCAGAGAGACCAACATCTGCAAGAGCTTCATGGGGAGTACGCAGATATTGACCGTAAAATGCTGCCCAAAATTGCAAATTGTCAATAACTGATAAGGAGGATTTCATGGCATTTTGAATACTTAGATAATGACATACGGTAGCTAAGGGATATGTTTGTGTATGTTCTTTAAAGATGATATGGCCTTCAGTAGCTTCAAGAAGGCCGACAATGATTCGCAATAATGTCGATTTTCCGATACCATTTGGGCCTGTAATTGTCATGAGTTGTTGTGGGAGTAGACGAAAAGAAAGGCCTTGAAATAAAATTTCTTCATTCCTACGTGCTGCTAGATCTTTACCTAATAACACCATGTGATTGCCTGTTATTCTTATTATTTTTATAACTTTTATTACATTGTAAAATAAAAAACACGTTTTTTATGTAATTGTGTCTAGAATAGTTCT from Bartonella sp. WD16.2 encodes the following:
- a CDS encoding DsbE family thiol:disulfide interchange protein; translated protein: MKITPFKFKKSISLPILFGLLAPFFLFLLLILLLFSSIKNKHSNDLSLTSNILIGKPAPKTNLPLLNKDDDLNSEQFKGRITLINFWGSWCPPCREEHPILMKIAKDHRFDLIGINFKDNKENAKRFLTHFGNPFKLIGFDVSNHTAINWGVYGPPETFVLDKESIIIARHIGPLTWQIYQKEILPKIEKAITVEESSNDKLFISPK
- the ccmD gene encoding heme exporter protein CcmD yields the protein MPNSNNMQNKLSENFSQHIDLLLGTLHHEQTVILSYMLSAITLLCFIGHILRKGAHQRKILQQLQAKEFILEEKRNENNSIQI
- a CDS encoding heme ABC transporter permease, which produces MNELLRQKNTKLFLINSTRFMEISRAVLPWLTSATVLFFILGLALIIHSPDDYQQGITVRIMYIHVPFAWLSTICYIMMSAAALSSLIWNNCLADIALKCSAPIGAIFTALALMTGALWGRPTWGTWWVWDARLTSVLILFFIYLAIITLVRAFDNQVKAARATAILTLVGLVNIPIIKFSVNWWNTLHQSASLLRSGGTTIDGPMLWPLITMMFCFILLFILLNLMSMQNEITRRHIQALQTKITRCT
- the ccmB gene encoding heme exporter protein CcmB, with product MKALFWRDLKLTLEAQIFSLTELLFFIAVIMIIPFAIGPDPDILARIGPGILWLGALLASLLNLNKLFQIDHDDGNLDQLILAAHRQSLTLIVFTKCFAHWAGTMLPLILATPILAFMLHLDTKTTCATVLTLLCGTPAIIFIGAIGAALAISLPHSTILTFIIILPWTIPIMIFGVAAATAPIIPNIFFTALAFLIAFSLFLSVFSSFVAAITLKYLLE
- the ccmA gene encoding heme ABC exporter ATP-binding protein CcmA, which translates into the protein MVLLGKDLAARRNEEILFQGLSFRLLPQQLMTITGPNGIGKSTLLRIIVGLLEATEGHIIFKEHTQTYPLATVCHYLSIQNAMKSSLSVIDNLQFWAAFYGQYLRTPHEALADVGLSGLGHLPFRVLSTGQKRRVAIARLLLSYRPVWILDEPTSGVDSHTQIIFANLFQNHLNQGGMIIAATHIPLGLPENYTIALEHFLPL